A window of the Iodobacter fluviatilis genome harbors these coding sequences:
- the eco gene encoding serine protease inhibitor ecotin → MKIKLSILTAITCACSFAASPDPMKAFPAPEAGFVRKVIQLPEVKNPELYRVQLLPGKIMEVDCNTKNLGGQLKKETAQGWGYDYWVLPQIQPGISTMMACPPNTPKKQAFVSVYSEELHRYNYKLPMVIYVPEGVELRYRIWSAKDKTQTAVNG, encoded by the coding sequence ATGAAAATTAAACTTTCCATCCTGACCGCCATCACCTGCGCCTGCAGCTTTGCCGCAAGCCCGGATCCAATGAAAGCCTTTCCTGCACCAGAAGCAGGCTTTGTGCGCAAAGTGATTCAGCTGCCTGAAGTTAAAAACCCGGAGCTGTATCGGGTGCAATTATTGCCAGGCAAAATAATGGAAGTCGATTGCAATACCAAAAATCTGGGTGGGCAATTGAAAAAAGAAACCGCTCAGGGCTGGGGATATGATTACTGGGTATTGCCACAGATTCAACCAGGCATCAGCACCATGATGGCATGCCCTCCAAATACGCCTAAAAAACAAGCGTTTGTCAGCGTCTATTCAGAAGAGCTGCACCGCTATAACTATAAATTACCCATGGTTATTTATGTGCCTGAAGGCGTTGAATTACGCTACCGTATTTGGTCTGCCAAAGATAAAACCCAAACTGCAGTAAATGGCTAA
- a CDS encoding LysR family transcriptional regulator yields the protein MDKLTAMQIFTRVVDAGSFVKAADQLDISTSAVSRLVAELEAHLNTRLLQRSTRKLSLTEAGRLYHGRCLQILGDVAEAESELGQEGQRPFGLLRINVPVSFGQLHLSPLISAYQQAHPDVIVEVELTDRSVDLVEEGFDLALRISSQITDTLVARRLATIRIVTAAAPSYLAKHGRPLSPADLANHNCLIYTHGTRRGEWDFSGPDGDITVKVAGHFRANNGDLLRRAALAGEGIICEPSFLIGEDLASGALEILLPDYATPELALYAVYPSRRHLSAKIRSFIDFLPAQMSEPPAWDGWMKK from the coding sequence ATGGACAAACTCACCGCCATGCAAATCTTCACCCGGGTGGTTGACGCGGGTAGTTTTGTAAAGGCTGCCGATCAGCTGGATATCTCCACCAGCGCAGTATCACGTTTGGTTGCCGAGCTGGAGGCACATTTAAATACCCGTCTATTACAGCGCAGCACCCGCAAGCTCAGCCTCACCGAAGCGGGGCGGCTTTACCATGGGCGCTGTTTACAGATTTTAGGCGATGTGGCCGAGGCCGAATCGGAGCTGGGGCAGGAAGGCCAGCGGCCCTTTGGCCTGCTGCGGATTAATGTGCCGGTGTCTTTTGGCCAGCTACACCTCTCCCCGCTGATTTCGGCTTACCAACAGGCCCATCCCGATGTCATCGTAGAAGTCGAGCTGACCGACCGCAGCGTAGACTTAGTCGAAGAAGGCTTTGATCTGGCGCTGCGCATCTCAAGCCAGATCACCGATACGCTGGTGGCAAGGCGTTTGGCGACGATTCGTATTGTTACGGCCGCAGCACCCAGCTATCTGGCCAAGCATGGCAGGCCGCTCTCCCCTGCCGATTTAGCCAACCATAACTGCCTGATTTACACCCATGGCACACGCCGGGGCGAATGGGATTTTAGCGGGCCAGATGGCGATATCACGGTAAAAGTAGCCGGGCATTTTCGCGCTAATAATGGCGATCTGCTGCGCCGTGCTGCTCTAGCAGGGGAAGGCATTATTTGCGAGCCAAGCTTTTTAATTGGTGAGGACTTAGCCAGCGGCGCGCTGGAAATCCTACTGCCCGATTACGCCACGCCAGAGCTGGCCCTCTACGCCGTCTACCCCAGCCGCCGCCATCTTTCTGCCAAAATCCGCAGCTTTATCGACTTTCTGCCCGCCCAAATGAGCGAGCCCCCCGCATGGGATGGCTGGATGAAAAAATAA
- a CDS encoding NADPH-dependent FMN reductase: MTIKAIGISGSLRKASTNSGLLRCAKANLPAGMELEIVDISAIPFYNGDIAAGDRPAVLLELLAKIAAADALVLACPEYNYSLAPALKNVIDWASREADNKVLNGKPVAILGAAGGMGSSRSQYHLRQVCVFVNLHPLAKPEVFANAFAGGFDANGNVIDEAISKNVAAQMVALQEWTKQLQK, encoded by the coding sequence ATGACTATCAAAGCAATCGGAATCTCTGGCAGCCTGCGTAAAGCCTCAACGAACAGTGGTCTGCTGCGTTGTGCTAAAGCCAATTTACCTGCGGGTATGGAATTAGAAATCGTCGATATCTCGGCGATTCCTTTTTATAACGGGGATATCGCAGCAGGCGATCGCCCTGCGGTATTGCTGGAGCTGCTGGCTAAAATTGCAGCGGCCGATGCGCTGGTATTAGCCTGCCCTGAATACAACTACTCGCTGGCCCCTGCCCTTAAAAACGTCATCGACTGGGCATCGCGCGAAGCCGATAACAAGGTGCTGAACGGCAAGCCAGTCGCCATTTTAGGTGCCGCGGGTGGCATGGGTTCCTCACGCTCGCAATATCATCTGCGCCAAGTCTGCGTGTTTGTAAACCTGCATCCGCTGGCCAAACCCGAAGTCTTTGCCAATGCCTTTGCTGGTGGCTTTGATGCTAATGGCAATGTAATTGATGAGGCCATCAGCAAAAATGTAGCGGCCCAGATGGTGGCATTGCAGGAATGGACAAAGCAGTTGCAGAAATAA
- a CDS encoding DODA-type extradiol aromatic ring-opening family dioxygenase, with protein sequence MFPSFYISHGSPMLALDAGKTGLAWQALVADLPKPKAILMVSAHWGSLQPAVGAVSQPETIHDFGGFPAELFDLQYPAPGAPWLAEKVASLLEAAGLPVAVHPSRGLDHGAWVPLRVMYPDADVPVVQLSIQPRQGPEHHYRLGQALAGLQQEGVMIIGSGSLTHNLYEVMGDITEGDPRVPAYVPAFQAWMNEKLLANDISALLDYRRQAPEASRAHPTDEHLLPIFVVMGAAQGEKVERSHSGITGGVLAMDVYRWQ encoded by the coding sequence ATGTTTCCCAGTTTTTATATTTCTCATGGCTCTCCCATGCTGGCTTTGGATGCTGGGAAAACGGGCCTGGCTTGGCAAGCTTTGGTTGCAGATTTACCTAAGCCTAAGGCGATTTTGATGGTGTCGGCGCATTGGGGCTCTTTACAGCCTGCGGTGGGGGCGGTCAGCCAGCCGGAGACGATTCATGATTTTGGTGGTTTTCCTGCAGAGCTGTTTGATTTGCAATACCCAGCGCCCGGCGCGCCGTGGTTGGCAGAAAAAGTCGCTTCTTTATTAGAGGCCGCAGGTTTGCCAGTGGCCGTTCACCCCAGCCGGGGCTTGGATCATGGGGCCTGGGTGCCGCTCAGGGTGATGTATCCGGATGCCGATGTGCCTGTGGTGCAGTTGTCGATTCAGCCAAGGCAAGGCCCCGAGCATCATTACCGCTTAGGGCAGGCTTTAGCTGGTTTGCAGCAGGAAGGGGTGATGATTATCGGCTCGGGCAGCCTGACGCATAATCTGTATGAAGTAATGGGCGATATTACCGAGGGCGATCCGCGTGTGCCAGCCTATGTGCCTGCTTTCCAGGCATGGATGAATGAAAAGCTCTTGGCAAACGATATCAGCGCCTTACTCGATTACCGCCGTCAGGCACCAGAAGCCAGCCGTGCGCATCCAACAGATGAGCATCTCTTACCGATTTTTGTGGTGATGGGCGCTGCTCAGGGGGAAAAAGTAGAGCGCAGCCATAGTGGAATCACTGGCGGGGTATTGGCGATGGATGTGTATCGCTGGCAGTAA
- a CDS encoding SRPBCC family protein: MNIVEKQVVIAAAPETIFRIYQDVDNWKAWDPDTKSSSLKEGLTLGSKGRLTPTKGNTVPMEVTAIELNRHFTVSSKTFLYRMDFDHELVAVEGGTRVVHRVTFAGLLKPLLIRMLAPLVDKGLPITLQRLKAQAEGAQAEHI; the protein is encoded by the coding sequence ATGAATATCGTAGAGAAGCAAGTTGTGATTGCCGCTGCACCTGAAACGATTTTTCGTATTTACCAGGATGTTGATAACTGGAAGGCATGGGATCCGGATACGAAGTCTTCTTCATTAAAAGAGGGCTTAACGCTTGGTTCTAAGGGGCGTTTAACGCCCACCAAGGGCAACACGGTGCCTATGGAAGTGACGGCGATTGAGCTTAATCGGCACTTTACGGTAAGCAGCAAGACCTTCTTGTATCGCATGGATTTTGATCACGAGTTGGTGGCCGTTGAGGGCGGTACTAGAGTGGTACATCGTGTGACATTTGCTGGGCTGCTGAAACCTCTATTAATTAGAATGCTTGCCCCGCTGGTGGATAAGGGCCTGCCCATTACCCTGCAAAGACTTAAAGCGCAGGCAGAAGGCGCTCAGGCTGAGCATATTTAA
- a CDS encoding DoxX family protein: MIDHKTAPYAALFLRTALAIMFLAHGLTKVFVFTLPGTAQFFASVGFPGWMAYPVAGAEVFGGLFLLLGLYPRLVAAALLPVLIGASTVHFANGWSFGNANGGWEYPVFLIAAALVQVLMGDGAFALKRSPRFAD; this comes from the coding sequence ATGATTGATCACAAAACCGCCCCATACGCAGCCCTTTTTCTTCGCACGGCTCTGGCCATTATGTTTCTGGCTCATGGCTTAACTAAAGTGTTTGTGTTTACTCTGCCAGGCACGGCGCAGTTTTTTGCCTCGGTAGGCTTTCCTGGCTGGATGGCTTATCCGGTAGCGGGGGCTGAGGTGTTTGGTGGCTTATTCCTGTTGCTGGGTCTTTACCCGCGTTTAGTAGCAGCGGCCTTGTTGCCGGTATTGATTGGTGCCAGCACGGTTCACTTTGCTAATGGCTGGTCGTTTGGCAATGCCAATGGCGGCTGGGAATACCCCGTGTTTCTGATTGCTGCGGCCCTGGTACAGGTCTTGATGGGCGACGGCGCATTTGCCCTGAAACGCTCACCTCGTTTTGCTGATTAA